Proteins from one Fibrobacter sp. genomic window:
- a CDS encoding V-type ATP synthase subunit D, which produces MAKVKLTKNALKAERDALKRFQRYLPTLLLKKQQLQMEMRTLQERVMAKREEEDKLRKSMASWISLYAEPIEWSKYLSVKEVRQGEGNIAGVRIPTYDGVDFNISIPDFFTTPVWLDDGIRSLQGLISLRLERRVLEKQYELLSMELRTTSQRVNLFEKVKIPEAKDNIRRINIFLGDQQTSGVARSKLAKGKSTARAAAQDAAAASAKEAAA; this is translated from the coding sequence ATGGCTAAAGTCAAGTTAACCAAAAACGCCCTCAAGGCGGAACGTGACGCGTTGAAGCGCTTCCAGCGCTATCTGCCCACGTTGTTGCTGAAAAAGCAGCAGCTGCAGATGGAAATGCGTACGCTCCAGGAGAGGGTGATGGCAAAGCGCGAGGAGGAAGACAAGCTCCGTAAGAGCATGGCTTCCTGGATTTCGCTGTATGCCGAGCCTATCGAATGGTCCAAGTACCTTTCGGTGAAGGAAGTGCGCCAGGGCGAAGGTAACATCGCCGGTGTCCGCATTCCTACATACGATGGGGTGGACTTCAACATTTCCATTCCGGATTTCTTTACCACACCGGTTTGGCTGGATGACGGTATCCGTTCTCTGCAGGGCCTTATTTCGCTCCGCCTGGAACGCCGCGTTCTCGAAAAGCAGTACGAGCTGCTTTCCATGGAACTGCGTACCACGAGCCAGCGCGTGAACCTGTTCGAAAAGGTGAAGATTCCCGAAGCTAAGGATAATATCCGTAGAATCAACATTTTCTTGGGTGACCAGCAGACGTCCGGTGTGGCCCGCTCTAAGCTTGCCAAGGGCAAGTCTACAGCCCGCGCCGCTGCTCAGGATGCCGCCGCCGCTAGCGCTAAGGAGGCTGCCGCATGA
- a CDS encoding ATPase: MITPMKKVTILTVASAVEESLEALRSMEILHVTPLKAAAGTKLNAAKGEVSRVQKALENVPEKTPKGITPASAEGVTGVSLVDEIQQLIADRKEAEINKEQAEEELSKLSKFGNLDPATVAELAKKGVFVKLYVADVKKEAFDVADSAAEATVQEFGSDENGTYFAVISKGEAPAAVQGSFAEIAMPAKSLAVYREMDEAAKATLARVDKRLGELASLRDEIEDRLDEVSDEYNMVETESSMMGDSNVSAIQGFCPAPRVAELQAAAKKNGWGLLVDDPSEEDNIPTLLGYNKLTKPMQFLYDIIGIAPGYNEVDVSSVFLCFFSIFFAMIVGDSAYGILFLALALFARKKMPKANAAGFHFIYLMSITTIIWGVINASFLGFTPELAGWSYYLDIANYNFIPEPVRNVLYWIRSNAPTDPARFEVYKQFCQNFTFLPTSFVPKGAGASQMQHIQLFCFCIAVVHLSIAHAWNVIVRLKRKDSTFMAQVGWLLGSWVMFFLACNMVLGVELPGFVIPMFIVEVVLLLLFTVPPSRLKQDFISIPMLVLDIVNSFTDVISYIRLFAVGMSGAAIAEAFNGMLAPLFGSAVGIAGAALILLFVHGLNIALAVMGVAVHAVRLNTLEFSNGLGMEWSGFAFKPFAKQKN; encoded by the coding sequence ATGATTACTCCAATGAAGAAAGTGACCATCCTTACGGTTGCAAGTGCTGTGGAAGAATCCCTGGAAGCATTGCGCTCCATGGAAATCCTCCATGTGACGCCCCTGAAGGCTGCTGCAGGCACCAAGCTCAATGCCGCCAAGGGTGAAGTTTCCCGCGTCCAGAAGGCTCTTGAAAACGTTCCCGAGAAGACACCTAAGGGCATTACCCCTGCAAGTGCCGAGGGCGTTACCGGCGTTTCCCTGGTGGATGAAATCCAGCAGCTTATCGCCGACCGCAAGGAAGCAGAAATTAACAAGGAACAGGCCGAGGAAGAACTCTCCAAGCTTTCCAAGTTTGGTAACCTGGATCCGGCTACCGTAGCAGAACTCGCCAAGAAGGGCGTGTTCGTAAAGCTCTACGTGGCCGACGTGAAGAAGGAAGCTTTCGATGTTGCAGATTCTGCAGCCGAAGCTACCGTCCAGGAATTCGGTTCCGACGAAAACGGCACCTATTTCGCTGTCATCAGCAAGGGCGAAGCCCCTGCCGCTGTCCAGGGAAGTTTTGCAGAAATCGCAATGCCTGCAAAGTCCTTGGCTGTCTACCGCGAAATGGACGAAGCCGCAAAGGCAACCCTTGCCCGCGTAGACAAGCGACTTGGCGAACTCGCTTCCCTCAGGGATGAAATCGAGGACCGCCTGGACGAAGTCTCCGACGAATATAACATGGTGGAAACTGAAAGCTCCATGATGGGGGACAGCAACGTGTCCGCTATCCAGGGCTTCTGCCCCGCACCCCGCGTCGCAGAACTTCAGGCTGCCGCCAAGAAGAACGGCTGGGGCCTTCTGGTGGACGATCCGTCCGAAGAAGACAACATTCCCACTTTGCTTGGTTACAACAAGCTGACCAAGCCCATGCAGTTCCTGTACGATATCATCGGTATCGCCCCGGGCTACAACGAAGTGGACGTGTCCAGCGTGTTCCTGTGCTTCTTCAGCATATTCTTTGCCATGATCGTGGGGGATTCCGCTTACGGTATCCTGTTCCTCGCTCTTGCATTGTTTGCCCGCAAGAAGATGCCCAAGGCCAATGCCGCAGGCTTCCACTTCATCTACCTGATGAGCATCACCACCATCATCTGGGGCGTCATCAACGCAAGCTTCCTGGGCTTTACTCCGGAACTTGCCGGATGGAGCTACTACCTGGACATAGCCAACTACAACTTTATCCCGGAACCTGTCCGCAACGTGCTTTACTGGATCCGCAGTAACGCTCCCACGGACCCGGCCCGCTTCGAAGTCTACAAGCAGTTCTGCCAGAACTTTACGTTCTTGCCGACTAGCTTTGTGCCGAAGGGTGCTGGTGCAAGCCAGATGCAGCACATTCAGCTGTTCTGCTTCTGCATCGCTGTGGTTCACCTGAGCATTGCTCACGCTTGGAACGTAATCGTTCGCCTGAAGCGCAAGGATTCTACGTTCATGGCTCAGGTGGGCTGGCTCCTGGGATCTTGGGTCATGTTCTTCCTGGCATGCAACATGGTGCTTGGCGTTGAACTTCCGGGTTTTGTAATCCCCATGTTCATCGTGGAAGTGGTGCTGCTGCTCCTGTTTACCGTGCCGCCTAGCCGCCTCAAGCAGGACTTCATTAGCATCCCCATGCTGGTACTTGACATTGTGAACAGCTTCACCGATGTAATCAGCTATATCCGTCTCTTTGCAGTGGGTATGTCTGGTGCTGCCATCGCCGAAGCTTTCAACGGCATGCTTGCTCCGCTCTTCGGTTCTGCCGTGGGTATTGCAGGTGCCGCCCTGATCCTTCTCTTTGTACATGGCCTGAATATCGCCCTCGCCGTCATGGGTGTGGCTGTTCATGCAGTACGTCTTAACACACTTGAATTTTCAAATGGACTTGGCATGGAATGGAGCGGTTTTGCCTTCAAGCCTTTCGCCAAGCAGAAAAATTAA
- a CDS encoding V-type ATP synthase subunit K (produces ATP from ADP in the presence of a proton gradient across the membrane; the K subunit is a nonenzymatic component which binds the dimeric form by interacting with the G and E subunits), with amino-acid sequence MEPNTMVTLAKMGAAAALGIAAMGSALGCGTAGMSAITVWKKAYAQGKGALFTLLVFVGAPISQTIYGMLLMNFILGKVAESGFANWGGCLGAGIFGGMGMMCSAWFQGKAGAVACDALGETGKGMVNYLMVLGIVETVALFVLVFSMMVL; translated from the coding sequence ATGGAACCGAATACAATGGTGACTCTCGCTAAGATGGGCGCAGCTGCTGCTCTCGGCATTGCAGCAATGGGCTCTGCCCTTGGTTGCGGTACTGCAGGTATGTCTGCAATTACCGTGTGGAAGAAGGCTTACGCACAGGGCAAGGGTGCTCTCTTTACTCTGCTCGTGTTCGTCGGTGCTCCGATTTCCCAGACCATCTACGGCATGCTTCTCATGAACTTCATCCTGGGCAAGGTTGCTGAATCTGGCTTCGCTAACTGGGGCGGCTGCCTCGGTGCTGGTATCTTTGGCGGTATGGGCATGATGTGCTCCGCCTGGTTCCAGGGTAAGGCTGGTGCAGTGGCTTGCGATGCTCTCGGTGAAACCGGCAAGGGCATGGTGAACTACCTCATGGTTCTCGGTATCGTCGAAACCGTGGCTCTGTTCGTTCTCGTGTTCTCCATGATGGTGCTTTAA
- a CDS encoding V-type ATP synthase subunit K (produces ATP from ADP in the presence of a proton gradient across the membrane; the K subunit is a nonenzymatic component which binds the dimeric form by interacting with the G and E subunits), giving the protein MDNEQLLTLAKLGAVAALGLAAMGSALGCGTAGMAAIGAWKKAYLKGKNALFTLLIFVGAPIAQTIYGMLLMMYILNKSAAAPENWAAYLGVGLFGGIGMMASAWYVGKSAADACNALGETGKGLVNYLMVLGVGETVALFVMVFSMMLVS; this is encoded by the coding sequence ATGGATAATGAACAGCTTTTAACCTTGGCAAAGCTCGGTGCAGTGGCCGCCCTCGGTCTTGCTGCCATGGGTTCTGCCCTGGGTTGCGGTACAGCCGGCATGGCTGCTATCGGAGCCTGGAAGAAGGCTTACCTGAAGGGTAAGAATGCGCTCTTTACGCTTCTTATCTTTGTGGGTGCGCCGATTGCTCAGACTATTTACGGCATGCTGTTGATGATGTACATCCTCAACAAGTCTGCTGCCGCTCCCGAAAACTGGGCCGCCTACCTTGGCGTTGGCCTTTTCGGTGGCATTGGCATGATGGCTTCTGCCTGGTATGTAGGCAAGAGCGCTGCAGACGCCTGTAACGCCCTTGGTGAAACCGGCAAGGGCCTGGTGAACTATCTGATGGTGCTTGGCGTGGGTGAAACCGTCGCCCTGTTCGTCATGGTGTTCTCCATGATGCTGGTGTCGTAA
- a CDS encoding metal-sensing transcriptional repressor encodes MKNEKDCCCSKKKVRDEEEIKKLISRLNRIEGQVKGIRKMILSDAYCTDVLIQVSAVNAALNAFSKNLLSNHIKTCVATDIRAGKDDVIDDLVETLQKLMK; translated from the coding sequence ATGAAAAATGAAAAAGATTGTTGCTGTTCCAAGAAGAAAGTTCGTGACGAAGAAGAAATCAAGAAGCTGATATCCCGTTTGAATCGCATTGAGGGGCAGGTGAAGGGCATCCGTAAGATGATTCTTTCCGATGCTTACTGTACAGACGTTCTAATCCAGGTTTCGGCGGTTAATGCCGCTTTGAACGCCTTTAGCAAGAACCTGCTGTCGAACCACATCAAGACTTGCGTGGCTACGGATATTCGTGCTGGTAAAGATGACGTAATTGATGACCTGGTGGAAACTTTACAGAAGTTAATGAAGTAA